In Pseudoalteromonas carrageenovora IAM 12662, the following proteins share a genomic window:
- the dnaQ gene encoding DNA polymerase III subunit epsilon: MARRQIVLDTETTGIDPKQGHRIIEIGCVELVNRRLTGNNFHVYINPQRSIEEEAIDVHGITNEFLRDKPLYRDIAQEFFDYIKGAELVIHNAPFDVGHMDNEFALLNQGYPNTHDYCQVLDTLKMARDLHPGQKNNLDALCRRYDIDNAKRTLHGALLDSEILADVYLAMTGGQTKLNLNQNKDDGSEQQKGGIRRLNPNRAPLVVLRANDAEQSAHEARLDLVNKEGGQCLWRAE; encoded by the coding sequence ATGGCACGTAGACAAATAGTTTTAGATACAGAAACCACCGGCATCGACCCTAAACAGGGTCACCGCATTATAGAAATTGGTTGTGTAGAGTTAGTAAACAGGCGCTTAACCGGCAACAATTTTCACGTTTATATAAATCCACAACGTAGTATTGAAGAAGAAGCGATAGATGTTCATGGTATTACCAACGAATTTTTACGTGATAAACCCCTTTACCGTGACATAGCGCAAGAGTTTTTTGACTATATAAAAGGGGCAGAGCTGGTTATTCATAACGCACCGTTCGATGTGGGCCATATGGATAATGAATTTGCGCTGCTTAATCAGGGTTACCCTAATACCCACGATTACTGCCAAGTTCTCGACACCCTTAAAATGGCGCGTGACTTGCATCCTGGTCAAAAGAATAATCTTGATGCTTTGTGTCGTCGCTACGATATAGATAACGCAAAACGAACATTGCACGGCGCTTTACTGGATTCTGAAATTTTAGCCGATGTTTACCTTGCCATGACAGGTGGGCAAACAAAGCTAAACTTAAATCAAAATAAAGACGATGGCAGCGAGCAACAAAAAGGCGGCATAAGACGGTTAAACCCAAATAGGGCACCTTTAGTTGTTTTACGTGCAAACGACGCTGAGCAAAGCGCACACGAAGCACGACTCGATCTTGTCAATAAAGAAGGCGGCCAATGTTTATGGCGCGCTGAATAA
- the rnhA gene encoding ribonuclease HI, with protein MQKTVEIYTDGSCLGNPGPGGYGIFMIYNGHEKKLSQGYKLTTNNRMEMLAAIVALESLTRECEVNLTTDSQYVKQGIESWIANWKKRGWLTSAKKPVKNVDLWKRLDKACSEHNVTWKWVKGHSGHKYNEIVDDLARDAAGSKDLLEDVGYQP; from the coding sequence GTGCAAAAAACCGTAGAGATTTATACCGATGGCTCATGTTTAGGTAATCCGGGCCCTGGTGGTTATGGTATTTTTATGATTTATAACGGTCACGAAAAAAAATTAAGCCAAGGTTATAAATTAACAACTAATAACCGCATGGAAATGCTCGCAGCGATTGTAGCCTTAGAATCACTTACGCGTGAATGCGAGGTAAATCTCACAACCGATAGCCAATATGTTAAGCAAGGCATTGAATCGTGGATAGCTAATTGGAAAAAGCGCGGTTGGTTAACCTCTGCGAAAAAACCGGTTAAAAACGTAGATTTATGGAAACGTCTAGATAAAGCCTGTAGCGAACATAATGTTACATGGAAGTGGGTTAAAGGGCATAGTGGCCATAAGTACAACGAAATAGTTGACGATTTAGCTCGCGATGCCGCAGGCAGTAAAGATTTACTTGAAGATGTAGGTTATCAGCCTTAA
- a CDS encoding class I SAM-dependent methyltransferase, whose product MKPALSFQEGPKPLSWQQFPHGDYLRSDIERKMDQWLPRMFGYHMLKLGNLSGEINTSVSTIKHQVCVAEPGPYTGVVADIDELPFYEHSVDACILSHCLEYHSDPHHILREAHRTLIPGGYIVITGFNPFSLCGLAQMLPFSGQKLPWTGRFFTPARVKDWLNLLGFEIVSDERFIYSSLARGNRLSRFEFWRSFAKQYLKPMGSVYMLVARKRVAPLTPIKPKWHARPQFAPVKGAGLRQTSKQHFKRCDEKNNN is encoded by the coding sequence ATGAAACCAGCCCTTAGTTTTCAAGAAGGACCTAAACCGCTGTCATGGCAGCAGTTCCCTCATGGTGACTATTTACGATCTGACATTGAACGCAAAATGGATCAATGGTTACCGCGTATGTTTGGTTATCACATGCTAAAACTAGGTAATTTAAGTGGTGAAATTAATACAAGTGTTAGCACCATTAAGCATCAAGTGTGCGTTGCAGAGCCCGGCCCCTATACAGGTGTTGTGGCCGATATCGACGAATTACCTTTTTACGAGCACAGTGTTGATGCGTGTATTTTAAGCCACTGCTTAGAGTACCATTCAGATCCGCACCATATTTTACGCGAGGCACACCGCACGCTAATACCTGGTGGTTATATTGTTATTACCGGTTTTAACCCATTTAGCTTATGTGGGCTTGCGCAAATGCTGCCGTTTAGTGGTCAAAAACTTCCATGGACAGGGCGGTTTTTTACACCTGCCCGTGTTAAAGATTGGCTTAACTTATTAGGATTTGAAATAGTGAGTGATGAGCGATTTATTTACTCATCGCTAGCAAGAGGTAACAGGTTGTCGCGTTTTGAATTTTGGCGCAGTTTTGCCAAACAATATTTAAAACCTATGGGGAGTGTGTATATGCTGGTGGCACGTAAGCGAGTGGCCCCGCTTACACCTATAAAGCCTAAGTGGCATGCAAGGCCGCAGTTTGCGCCAGTAAAAGGGGCAGGGCTTAGGCAAACCTCAAAGCAGCACTTTAAGCGCTGCGATGAAAAAAATAACAATTAA
- the gloB gene encoding hydroxyacylglutathione hydrolase: protein MVQVKAIKAFSDNYIWCLTTHNSNQAWVVDPGDARPVITHLAEHNLSLAGILITHHHSDHTGGVADLVKQFANIPVYGPANSPFDGITHTLIDGDNIEVLNVPFNIVATPGHTLDHICYTHDELAFTGDTLFSGGCGRLFEGTSEQMWNSFNKLRELPKSCKVYCTHEYTQANLAFAKAVEPRNPELLEYSKKVDELRSTDEITLPSTINQELKINPFMRSDLPTITELLPKEFLLVTKNNEPWENFASLRKFKDNF from the coding sequence ATGGTGCAAGTCAAAGCAATTAAAGCCTTTTCTGATAATTATATTTGGTGTTTAACCACTCATAATAGTAACCAAGCATGGGTAGTAGACCCAGGTGACGCAAGGCCTGTAATTACGCATTTAGCTGAACATAACTTATCATTAGCTGGCATTTTAATAACCCATCATCATAGCGACCACACCGGAGGCGTAGCTGATCTAGTTAAGCAATTTGCAAATATCCCTGTTTACGGCCCCGCCAATAGTCCTTTTGATGGTATTACTCATACTCTAATTGATGGCGATAATATCGAAGTACTTAATGTGCCATTTAATATTGTAGCCACGCCTGGGCATACGCTTGATCATATTTGTTATACCCACGACGAACTCGCTTTTACTGGCGATACTTTATTTAGCGGTGGCTGTGGTAGATTATTTGAAGGGACAAGCGAGCAAATGTGGAATTCGTTCAATAAACTGCGTGAATTACCAAAAAGCTGTAAGGTGTATTGCACTCATGAATATACTCAGGCTAACTTAGCGTTTGCAAAAGCAGTAGAGCCTCGTAACCCTGAGCTACTCGAATATAGCAAAAAAGTAGATGAACTTCGTAGTACAGATGAAATAACGTTACCAAGCACTATTAACCAAGAGCTTAAAATAAACCCGTTTATGCGCAGTGACTTACCTACTATTACTGAATTATTACCAAAAGAATTCCTTTTGGTTACAAAAAACAATGAACCTTGGGAAAACTTTGCTAGTCTGAGAAAGTTCAAAGAC